Proteins from a genomic interval of Capsicum annuum cultivar UCD-10X-F1 chromosome 4, UCD10Xv1.1, whole genome shotgun sequence:
- the LOC107867954 gene encoding lysine histidine transporter 1 isoform X1: MTHVNEKEIDDRTEEQKAIDAWLPITSDRNAKWWYSTFHNVTAMVGAGILSLPYAMSEMGWGAGIVVMLMSWAITFYTIWQMVELHEMVPGKRFDRYHELGQHAFGEKLGLWIVVPQQIVVYVCSCIIYMVTGGKSLKKFHETVCPDCQPIKLTYFIIIFSSVHFVLSHLPNFNSISFVSLAAAVMSLTYSTVAWAASVGRGIEGRVVSYELRGEKTSDNVFMFLSALGEVAFAYAGHNVVLEIQATIPSTPEKPSTGPMWKGVWVAYLIVAVCYLPVAFIGYWAFGNHVEDNILLSLEKPMWLVAAANMFVVVHVIGSYQVFAMAMFDMIETYAVKTVKLKPSTFLRFTVRTIYVALTLFVGMSIPFFGGLMGFFGGFALAPTSYYLPCIIWLIIVKPKRFGFSWWMNWFCIIIGILLTVLSPIGGMWTLVKQAKDYRFYQ; the protein is encoded by the exons ATGACTCACGttaatgaaaaagaaattgatGATAGAACGGAGGAGCAGAAAGCAATAGATGCATGGCTTCCCATCACATCCGATCGAAATGCGAAATGGTGGTATTCTACTTTTCATAATGTCACTGCCATGGTTGGCGCTGGTATCCTTAGTCTCCCGTATGCTATGTCCGAGATGGGATG GGGGGCTGGGATAGTAGTAATGTTGATGTCGTGGGCTATAACATTTTATACAATATGGCAAATGGTAGAGCTGCATGAAATGGTACCAGGCAAGAGATTTGATAGGTACCATGAGCTAGGtcaacatgcatttggtgaaaaacTTGGTCTTTGGATAGTTGTACCCCAACAAATAGTAGTGTACGTGTGTTCTTGCATAATATACATGGTTACAGGTGGCAAGTCATTGAAGAAATTCCATGAAACAGTTTGCCCTGATTGTCAACCAATAAAACTCACctatttcatcatcatcttctcgtCTGTTCACTTTGTTCTTTCTCACTTACCCAATTTTAACTCTATATCATTTGTGTCCTTGGCTGCTGCCGTCATGTCATTGACATATTCGACTGTCGCTTGGGCAGCATCTGTAGGGAGAGGGATTGAAGGTAGGGTAGTGAGCTATGAACTTAGGGGTGAAAAGACAAGTGACAATGTGTTCATGTTCTTGAGTGCTCTTGGAGAAGTGGCTTTTGCCTATGCTGGCCATAATGTAGTTCTTGAGATTCAAGCCACTATTCCTTCAACACCAGAAAAACCTTCTACAGGTCCTATGTGGAAAGGTGTATGGGTAGCTTATCTCATTGTCGCTGTTTGTTACCTCCCGGTGGCTTTCATTGGTTATTGGGCCTTTGGTAATCACGTCGAGGATAACATCCTGCTTTCGCTGGAAAAACCGATGTGGCTTGTTGCTGCTGCTAACATGTTTGTTGTCGTTCATGTCATTGGAAGTTATCAG GTTTTTGCAATGGCAATGTTTGACATGATAGAGACATATGCAGTGAAAACTGTCAAACTTAAACCTTCCACTTTTCTTCGCTTCACAGTGCGTACAATATATGTAG CACTGACGTTGTTCGTGGGAATGTCCATACCATTCTTTGGTGGGCTAATGGGATTCTTTGGTGGATTTGCTCTGGCGCCAACATCGTATTAC CTTCCTTGCATCATTTGGCTTATCATTGTAAAGCCGAAAAGGTTTGGTTTCTCTTGGTGGATGAATTGG TTCTGCATCATAATTGGGATATTGCTGACTGTTTTATCTCCCATAGGAGGGATGTGGACACTTGTCAAACAAGCCAAGGATTATCGTTTTTATCAGTGA
- the LOC107867954 gene encoding lysine histidine transporter-like 2 isoform X2: MHGFPSHPIEMRNGGILLFIMSLPWLALVSLVSRMLCPRWDASVGRGIEGRVVSYELRGEKTSDNVFMFLSALGEVAFAYAGHNVVLEIQATIPSTPEKPSTGPMWKGVWVAYLIVAVCYLPVAFIGYWAFGNHVEDNILLSLEKPMWLVAAANMFVVVHVIGSYQVFAMAMFDMIETYAVKTVKLKPSTFLRFTVRTIYVALTLFVGMSIPFFGGLMGFFGGFALAPTSYYLPCIIWLIIVKPKRFGFSWWMNWFCIIIGILLTVLSPIGGMWTLVKQAKDYRFYQ, from the exons ATGCATGGCTTCCCATCACATCCGATCGAAATGCGAAATGGTGGTATTCTACTTTTCATAATGTCACTGCCATGGTTGGCGCTGGTATCCTTAGTCTCCCGTATGCTATGTCCGAGATGGGATG CATCTGTAGGGAGAGGGATTGAAGGTAGGGTAGTGAGCTATGAACTTAGGGGTGAAAAGACAAGTGACAATGTGTTCATGTTCTTGAGTGCTCTTGGAGAAGTGGCTTTTGCCTATGCTGGCCATAATGTAGTTCTTGAGATTCAAGCCACTATTCCTTCAACACCAGAAAAACCTTCTACAGGTCCTATGTGGAAAGGTGTATGGGTAGCTTATCTCATTGTCGCTGTTTGTTACCTCCCGGTGGCTTTCATTGGTTATTGGGCCTTTGGTAATCACGTCGAGGATAACATCCTGCTTTCGCTGGAAAAACCGATGTGGCTTGTTGCTGCTGCTAACATGTTTGTTGTCGTTCATGTCATTGGAAGTTATCAG GTTTTTGCAATGGCAATGTTTGACATGATAGAGACATATGCAGTGAAAACTGTCAAACTTAAACCTTCCACTTTTCTTCGCTTCACAGTGCGTACAATATATGTAG CACTGACGTTGTTCGTGGGAATGTCCATACCATTCTTTGGTGGGCTAATGGGATTCTTTGGTGGATTTGCTCTGGCGCCAACATCGTATTAC CTTCCTTGCATCATTTGGCTTATCATTGTAAAGCCGAAAAGGTTTGGTTTCTCTTGGTGGATGAATTGG TTCTGCATCATAATTGGGATATTGCTGACTGTTTTATCTCCCATAGGAGGGATGTGGACACTTGTCAAACAAGCCAAGGATTATCGTTTTTATCAGTGA